One Oncorhynchus masou masou isolate Uvic2021 chromosome 2, UVic_Omas_1.1, whole genome shotgun sequence genomic region harbors:
- the LOC135503744 gene encoding RNA polymerase-associated protein CTR9 homolog, which produces MSRGSIEIPLRDTDEVIELDFDQLPEGDEVISILKQEHTQLHIWIALALEYYKQTKTEDFVKLLEAARIDGNLDYRDHEKDQMTCLDTLAAYYVQQARKEKNKDAKKELITQATLLYTMADKIIMYDQNHLLGRACFCLLEGDKMDQADAQFHFVLNQSTNNIPALLGKACISFNKKDYRGALAYYKKALRTNPGCPAEVRLGMGHCFVKLSKLEKARLAFGRALELNSKCVGALVGLAVLELNSKEPDSIKNGVQLLSRAYTIDPSNPMVLNHLANHFFFKKDYSKVQHLALHAFHNTEVEAMQAESCYQLARSFHVQEDYDQAFQYYYQATQFASSTFVLPFFGLGQMYVYRRDKENAAQCFEKVLKAYPNNYETMKILGSLYATSDDQEKRDIAKGHLKKVTEQYPDDVEAWIELAQILEQTDIQGALSAYGTATRILQEKVQADVPPEILNNLGALHFRLGNLGEAKKYFLASLERAKAEGEHDEHYYNAISVTTSYNLARLYEAMCEFHEAEKLYKNILREHPNYVDCYLRLGAMARDKGNFYEASDWFKEALQINQDHPDAWSLIGNLHLAKQEWGPGQKKFERILKQPSTQNDTYSMLALGNVWLQTLHQPTRDREKEKRHQDRALAIYKQVLRNDSKNLYAANGIGAVLAHKGYYREARDVFAQVREATADISDVWLNLAHIYVEQKQYISAVQMYENCLKKFYKHQNTEVLLYLARALFKCGKLQECKQTLLKARHVAPSDTVLMFNVALVLQRLATLVLKDEKSNLKAVLSAVKELELAHRYFSYLAKAGDKMRFDLVLASTEARQCSDLLSQAQYHVARARKQDEEEKEIRAKQDQERDFLRQQMHKEQEEKRTKLEEDQKKLLEQRAMYVEKTKGLLSFADGMKEERKEKRKGGGRRKKGDFDEFVNDGSDEDLPVRRRKKRKGGSGSEEEGRRKRRPNKGDGGSDDEEGGSRPKKQRKPRAGGKKMQKYEPVPPSLKGKIKSKAIISSSDSSSDEDGLKIAEDRNPRDGGSGSDNEGGHKKRIASDSESDGGRNRSGSDAGSPQHSGNSVSDSGSERPVKRKRVQQQSDSEQSDNESKRSRSGSENESRPGSPAAASGSEAGSPACSPHRSDNGSEPEGSAKEASNHGSGSDSD; this is translated from the exons ATGTCTCGGGGATCAATTGAAATCCCCTTACGGGACACCGATGAG GTCATTGAGCTTGATTTCGACCAGCTGCCAGAAGGAGATGAGGTCATCAGTATCCTAAAACAAGAGCATACACAGTTGCACATATGGATTGCTCTTGCT CTGGAGTATTACAAACAGACGAAGACGGAGGACTTTGTCAAGCTGCTGGAGGCGGCCCGTATCGATGGGAACCTGGACTACAGAGACCATGAGAAGGACCAGATGACCTGTCTGGACACCTTGGCAGCCTACTATGTCCAGCAGGCACGTAAAGAGAAGAACAAAGATGCCAAGAAGGAGCTCATCACTCAGGCCACCCTGCTCTACACCATGGCAGACAAGATCATCATGTACGACCAG AACCACTTGTTGGGAAGAGCCTGTTTCTGCCTGCTGGAGGGGGACAAAATGGACCAGGCTGACGCTCAGTTCCACTTTGTCTTGAACCAGTCTACCAATAACATCCCTGCTCTACTTG GTAAAGCTTGCATCTCCTTCAATAAGAAGGATTACAGGGGAGCACTGGCCTACTACAAGAAGGCTCTACGCACAAACCCTGGATGTCCTG CTGAGGTGAGGCTGGGGATGGGCCACTGCTTTGTCAAGCTCAGTAAGCTGGAGAAGGCCCGTCTGGCCTTTGGCCGGGCCCTGGAGCTCAACTCCAAGTGTGTGGGAGCCCTTGTGGGCTTGGCTGTGCTGGAGCTCAACAGCAAGGAGCCCGACTCCATCAAGAATGGAGTGCAGCTCCTATCCAGAGCCTACACCATCGACCCCAGCAACCCCATGGTGCTCAACCACCTGGCTAACCACTTCTTCTTCAAAAAG GACTACAGTAAAGTGCAGCACCTGGCTCTCCATGCCTTTCACAACACAGAGGTGGAAGCAATGCAGGCTGAGAGCTGCTACCAGTTGGCCCGCTCCTTTCATGTACAG GAGGACTATGACCAGGCCTTCCAGTACTACTACCAGGCCACCCAATTTGCCTCGTCTACCTTTGTGCTGCCTTTTTTTGGCCTGGGGCAGATGTACGTGTACCGTAGAGACAAGGAGAATGCAGCCCAGTGTTTTGAGAAGGTCCTAAAGGCCTACCCCAACAACTATGAAACCATGAAGATCCTGGGATCTCTTTATGCTACTTCAGATGATCAGGAAAAGAGAGACATTGCCAAA GGTCATCTGAAGAAGGTGACCGAGCAGTACCCTGATGACGTTGAGGCCTGGATCGAGCTGGCCCAGATCCTGGAGCAGACCGACATCCAGGGCGCCCTCTCTGCCTACGGCACGGCCACCCGCATTCTGCAGGAGAAGGTCCAGGCTGACGTCCCCCCTGAGATCCTCAACAACCTGGGGGCTCTCCACTTCAGACTTGGGAACCTGGGAGAGGCCAAG AAATACTTCCTGGCCTCTTTGGAGCGGGCCAAAGCTGAGGGAGAGCATGACGAGCATTACTACAACGCCATCTCTGTCACCACCTCTTACAACCTAGCCAGGCTCTACGAGGCCATGTGCGAATTCCACGAGGCGGAGAAACTCTACAAGAACATCCTGAGGGAACATCCCAACTACGTCGACT GTTACCTGCGACTTGGCGCAATGGCTCGTGACAAAGGAAACTTCTATGAAGCTTCCGACTGGTTCAAAGAGGCTCTGCAGATTAATCAGGATCACCCAGACGCCTGGTCCCTGATCGGTAATCTCCACTTGGCCAAGCAGGAGTGGGGTCCGGGTCAGAAGAAGTTTGAGCGTATCCTCAAGCAGCCGTCCACTCAGAACGACACCTACTCCATGCTGGCTCTGGGCAACGTGTGGCTCCAGACCCTGCACCAGCCCACCAGGGACCGGGAGAAG GAAAAGAGACATCAGGATCGAGCCCTGGCCATTTACAAACAGGTCCTACGAAACGACTCCAAGAACCTTTACGCTGCCAACGGCATAG GTGCCGTCCTGGCCCATAAGGGCTACTACCGAGAGGCCCGTGACGTGTTTGCCCAGGTGAGAGAAGCCACAGCTGATATCAGTGACGTCTGGCTCAACCTGGCCCACATCTACGTGGAGCAGAAACAGTACATCAGCGCTGTGCAGATG TACGAGAACTGTCTGAAGAAATTCTACAAGCATCAGAACACTGAGGTGCTGCTGTACCTGGCTCGGGCACTCTTCAAATGCGGGAAACTCCAGGAGTGCAAACAGACTCTGCTGAAG GCACGTCACGTGGCCCCCAGTGACACGGTGCTGATGTTCAACGTGGCCCTGGTGCTGCAGAGGCTGGCCACTCTGGTGCTGAAGGATGAGAAGAGTAACCTAAAGGCTGTACTCAGTGCTGTCAAAGAGCTGGAGCTGGCCCACCG GTATTTCAGCTACCTTGCCAAGGCAGGTGACAAGATGAGGTTCGACCTAGTGCTTGCCTCTACTGAGGCCAG GCAATGCTCTGACCTGCTGAGTCAGGCTCAGTATCACGTGGCTCGGGCCAGGAAGCAGgacgaggaggagaaggagatccGGGCCAAGCAGGATCAGGAGAGGGACTTCCTGCGCCAACAGATGCATAAAGAACAG gaggagaagagaacCAAGCTGGAAGAGGATCAGAAGAAGCTGCTGGAGCAGAGAGCCATGTACGTGGAGAAGACCAAGGGTCTGCTCTCCTTTGCAGATGGAATgaaggaggaaaggaaagagaagaggaaaggtGGCGGCCGA CGCAAGAAAGGGGACTTTGATGAGTTTGTCAACGATGGCTCTGATGAGGACCTGCCAgtgagaaggaggaagaagaggaagggtGGCAgcgggagtgaggaggagggccGTAGGAAGAGGAG ACCCAACAAAGGTGACGGTGGCAGTGATGATGAGGAAGGAGGCTCACGGCCCAAAAAGCAACGCAAACCCAGAGCGGGCGGAAAGAAGATGCAAAAG TACGAGCCTGTGCCACCATCTCTCAAAGGCAAGATCAAGTCGAAGGCCATCATCTCATCCTCCGACTCTTCATCAGACGAGGATGGACTGAAAATTGCTGAAGACAG AAACCCCAGAGACGGTGGTTCAGGCTCTGATAACGAGGGCGGCCACAAGAAGCGCATCGCCTCCGACAGTGAGTCCGACGGGGGCCGGAACCGCTCTGGCAGCGATGCTGGAAGCCCCCAACACTCCGGAAACTCGGTTAGTGACTCAGGCAGCGAACGTCCAGTGAAGAGGAAGAGAGTGCAGCAGCAGTCTGACTCAGAGCAGTCTGATAACGAGAGCAAGAGGAGCCGCTCTGGGTCGGAGAACGAGTCCCGACCTGGCTCACCGGCCGCAGCCTCTGGCTCTGAAGCTGGTTCTCCGGCATGCTCCCCACACCGCTCTGACAACGGATCAGAACCAGAGGGCTCTGCCAAAGAGGCCTCCAACCATGGCTCTGGCTCTGACAGTGACTGA